In Shewanella sp. MR-4, the genomic stretch ATTTATAGGTTTGCTGTGTTCCACGTCGCCTGCATGGGCCAAATTAGAGGTGGCCTTTTTTAACCCAGGTGCTGCAACGGATAGCTTTTGGGGCGATGTCGATAAATTAATGGAAGTGGCTGCAACTCGGCTCGATATTAATTTGCAAATTATTCATTCTGACCGTAATCATTTTAAAATGATTAGTCAGTTAGATGAATTATTAAAATCTGGTCGTTCGATTCCAACGCATATTGTTTTAGTGAATGAGAAGCAGTCAGCAATAAAAATGTTGCAGATGCTTTATGGCTATCCCATATATGTGCAGTTGATACTGAATGATATTTCACTGGCTGAGCGGGAAACCTTATTAGCGGATCCGCATTGGCAAACCTATTTATTACCCGCCATTATTCCCGATAACTATGCGATTGGTGCTGAGACGGCTAAGACTCTATTAAGTGGTTTACAGGATAAAAAAGCTAAGGTTTTATTAATTTCGGGCGATAAGTCTACGCCCGCCTCTGTGCTACGCACTCAAGGGGCGAACGATTACTTTTTTATGCAACCGAATGTCACTGTGACCCAAACCGTCTATGGGCAGTGGCGCGAGGACATCGCCTATGGGCAGGCTTTAACACTGCTCTCACGCTATCCAGATTTAAATCTAATTTGGACGGCAAGCGATAATATGGCTATGGGAGTGGTAAAGGCGCTGCGTGAAAAGGGACTACAGCCTGGTCGTGATGTGTTAGTGAGTTCAATGAATACTTCCGCACAGATCTTAGATCTTCGCCAATCAGAATTTGTCACCACCTTGGGGGGCGGGCATTTTTTAACGGGCGCCCTAGGATTAGTGCAGTTAAAACATTATCAAACGACTCATCAATATTATCCCTATGCGGATATACAACTTTTTAGTGTA encodes the following:
- a CDS encoding ABC transporter substrate-binding protein, which encodes MRLWYLSCLFIGLLCSTSPAWAKLEVAFFNPGAATDSFWGDVDKLMEVAATRLDINLQIIHSDRNHFKMISQLDELLKSGRSIPTHIVLVNEKQSAIKMLQMLYGYPIYVQLILNDISLAERETLLADPHWQTYLLPAIIPDNYAIGAETAKTLLSGLQDKKAKVLLISGDKSTPASVLRTQGANDYFFMQPNVTVTQTVYGQWREDIAYGQALTLLSRYPDLNLIWTASDNMAMGVVKALREKGLQPGRDVLVSSMNTSAQILDLRQSEFVTTLGGGHFLTGALGLVQLKHYQTTHQYYPYADIQLFSVLNPNSDFYRMLVARDWAGIFQTQILNKLPQQ